Proteins found in one Corynebacterium freneyi genomic segment:
- a CDS encoding acyltransferase family protein: MPKPVDSRTTYVPALDGLRTIAVMAVLFYHLDASWAPGGLLGVAVFFTLSGYLISTNLLRAKYRHDSFRLSTFWLRRFRRLVPAVVVTVAAVFLVTALSTPGELGDRVGESISSLLYVNNWYVIAQGQSYFDQFESTGPLDHMWSLSIEEQFYLVWPLVLALLFALFGRRRKARWFIGGATLALAAASFAWMAHLSNVGADATRIYEGTDTRAGGLLLGALLAILLVRRNGTAEIKRFPAEASGLVGIAVIVVLVAVMPDDSPFLFGGGLVVLSFATMAAIYSILDQRTLVSRVLGIAPMRWIGERSYGIYLWHLPVTVYLPKELDDMPLARGAAVIVLSFLLAAMSWTLVEDPIRRNGVVEPFRRWRAARRRARRDEVPGPGTPRTIFAGATVVLVAVALMGLPAAVTGGARPGENLEADLEALAQRQEAAQAAAPKLPTRKMPTGDRITAIGDSVMLASSMALEEEFPGIYVDGAVSRHYEALPTIISNMEAAGTLDQFVVLGFGTNGAAREGEFEDIVDLLGEDRVIILVMPYGDRWYMPEAKQQVIDFAKKYDNVYGAEWCQAATADTTLLRDDLIHPTLTGATAYADAVHDALQQWVNREDGVPSTC; encoded by the coding sequence ATGCCCAAACCCGTGGATTCCCGCACCACCTACGTCCCGGCGCTCGATGGCCTTCGGACCATCGCCGTGATGGCCGTGCTGTTCTACCACCTCGACGCCTCGTGGGCGCCGGGCGGTCTGCTGGGCGTGGCCGTGTTCTTCACGCTGTCGGGCTACCTCATCAGCACCAATCTGCTGCGCGCGAAGTACCGGCACGATTCCTTCCGGTTGAGCACCTTCTGGTTGCGCAGATTCCGGCGGCTCGTGCCCGCCGTGGTGGTCACGGTGGCGGCGGTGTTCCTGGTCACGGCGCTGTCGACGCCGGGGGAACTCGGCGACCGCGTCGGCGAATCGATCAGTTCGCTGCTGTACGTCAACAACTGGTACGTCATCGCCCAGGGGCAGTCGTATTTCGACCAGTTCGAGTCGACCGGCCCGTTGGACCACATGTGGTCGCTGTCCATCGAGGAGCAGTTCTACCTCGTCTGGCCGCTGGTGCTGGCGCTGCTGTTCGCGTTGTTCGGGCGGCGGCGAAAGGCGAGATGGTTCATCGGCGGGGCGACGTTGGCGCTGGCCGCGGCGAGCTTCGCCTGGATGGCCCACCTGTCCAACGTCGGAGCCGACGCCACCCGCATCTACGAGGGCACCGACACCCGCGCCGGCGGTCTGCTGCTCGGCGCGCTGCTGGCGATCCTGCTGGTGCGCAGGAACGGCACGGCGGAGATCAAACGCTTCCCCGCGGAAGCGTCGGGACTCGTCGGCATCGCCGTCATCGTGGTCCTCGTCGCGGTGATGCCCGATGATTCGCCGTTCCTCTTCGGCGGCGGCCTGGTGGTCCTGAGCTTTGCGACGATGGCCGCGATTTACTCGATCCTCGACCAGCGCACGCTCGTGTCGCGGGTGCTGGGCATCGCGCCGATGCGGTGGATCGGCGAGCGTTCCTACGGCATCTACCTGTGGCACCTGCCGGTGACGGTGTACCTGCCGAAGGAGCTCGACGACATGCCGCTGGCCCGCGGCGCCGCGGTCATCGTGCTGTCCTTCCTTCTGGCCGCGATGTCGTGGACGCTCGTGGAGGATCCGATCCGCCGCAACGGCGTCGTCGAACCGTTCCGCCGGTGGCGCGCCGCCCGTCGCCGCGCCCGCCGCGACGAGGTCCCCGGCCCGGGCACTCCCCGCACGATCTTCGCCGGCGCGACGGTCGTGCTCGTCGCCGTGGCGCTGATGGGTCTGCCCGCCGCCGTCACCGGTGGCGCGCGTCCGGGCGAGAACCTGGAGGCCGATCTCGAGGCCCTCGCCCAACGTCAGGAAGCCGCCCAGGCCGCCGCACCGAAACTGCCGACGCGGAAGATGCCGACGGGCGACCGCATCACCGCCATCGGCGACTCCGTGATGCTGGCCAGCTCCATGGCGCTGGAAGAGGAGTTCCCCGGCATCTACGTCGACGGTGCGGTGTCGCGCCACTACGAGGCCCTGCCGACGATCATCTCCAACATGGAGGCCGCCGGCACCCTGGACCAGTTCGTGGTCCTCGGCTTCGGCACCAACGGCGCGGCCCGCGAGGGCGAATTCGAGGACATCGTCGACCTCCTCGGCGAGGACCGCGTCATCATCCTGGTCATGCCCTACGGCGACCGCTGGTACATGCCGGAAGCCAAGCAGCAGGTCATCGACTTCGCCAAGAAGTACGACAACGTCTACGGCGCCGAGTGGTGCCAGGCGGCGACGGCCGACACGACGCTGCTTCGCGACGACCTCATCCACCCGACCCTCACCGGCGCCACCGCCTACGCCGATGCCGTGCACGATGCGCTCCAACAGTGGGTCAACCGGGAGGACGGGGTGCCGTCCACGTGCTGA
- a CDS encoding bifunctional ADP-dependent NAD(P)H-hydrate dehydratase/NAD(P)H-hydrate epimerase — protein sequence MEAVFTVDQIRRAEGPLLRAQDEPDELMRHAAKAVADAAKVMLSAPKPYFLGRYATRVLLLVGSGGNGGDALYAGSLLAAEGIGVDAVLLGDAPHERALATFRRRGGAVLVDGLPDFPAGLRGDGNPEPLDPAHPESARPWGYCLVIDGIVGLGGTGALREKAARIVRVAAKNHARFLSIDVPSGVAADTGETVPGASIPDPQWEPGDPDEPSPRTLELPGHVTADVTVTFGGLRFAHALSDQCGEVVVADIALDGDGPELHLLPREKWPAGAEAGRSLHGQLHRDLARDAAESTTETWTYYRSLAVPPRNAFTWPTLYDVDPGDVWTSVGDHPRPPRPGFPRDLEPGAEDDKYSGGVVGICAGGDRYPGAGVLATTAAVRATSAMVRYVGAVSAEVVRALPEVVAHASLDDAGRVDAWVVGSGRGTDDAAAAELAELLSRDEPLLVDADAITLLARHPELREKLVAREGETLLTPHAGEFRRLSDAMAEAGAEALPDPADHPIGAAKAMAVALDCAVLLKGRRTVVAMPAGHGHRTGTVRIIDAGTSWAATPGSGDVLSGLVGAWMAKDGMAGIAPAVTVHARAAEVAARTPAGYAPTSASLIAGAIREATAALAAETAWPSVAQ from the coding sequence ATGGAAGCCGTCTTCACCGTCGACCAGATCCGCCGTGCCGAAGGGCCCCTGTTGAGGGCGCAGGATGAACCGGATGAATTGATGAGGCACGCGGCCAAGGCCGTCGCCGACGCGGCGAAGGTGATGCTCTCCGCCCCGAAACCGTATTTCCTGGGCCGCTACGCCACGCGCGTTCTGTTGCTGGTCGGCTCGGGCGGCAACGGCGGCGACGCCCTGTACGCGGGGTCGCTGTTGGCCGCCGAGGGCATCGGCGTCGACGCGGTGCTGCTGGGCGACGCCCCGCACGAGCGCGCGCTGGCCACGTTCCGCCGCCGCGGTGGGGCGGTGCTGGTCGACGGGTTGCCGGATTTCCCTGCGGGCCTGCGTGGCGACGGCAACCCCGAGCCGCTGGATCCCGCGCACCCGGAGTCGGCGCGTCCGTGGGGGTATTGCCTGGTCATCGACGGCATCGTGGGGCTCGGGGGCACGGGGGCGCTGCGGGAGAAGGCGGCGCGGATCGTGCGGGTGGCGGCGAAGAACCACGCCCGTTTCCTGTCCATCGACGTCCCCTCGGGCGTGGCCGCGGATACGGGGGAGACCGTGCCGGGGGCGTCGATCCCGGACCCGCAGTGGGAGCCGGGGGATCCGGATGAGCCGTCGCCGCGCACGCTGGAATTGCCGGGCCACGTCACCGCCGATGTGACGGTGACGTTCGGCGGTCTGCGTTTCGCCCATGCGCTGTCGGACCAGTGCGGCGAGGTCGTGGTGGCGGACATCGCGCTCGACGGCGACGGCCCCGAGTTGCATCTGCTGCCGCGGGAGAAGTGGCCGGCGGGTGCGGAGGCCGGCCGCAGTCTGCATGGCCAGTTGCATCGGGATCTCGCCCGCGACGCCGCCGAGAGCACCACGGAGACGTGGACGTATTACCGGTCGCTGGCGGTGCCGCCGCGCAATGCCTTCACGTGGCCGACGCTGTACGACGTCGATCCGGGTGACGTGTGGACCTCGGTCGGCGATCATCCGCGCCCGCCCCGCCCGGGTTTTCCGCGTGATCTGGAGCCGGGTGCCGAGGATGACAAGTACTCCGGCGGGGTCGTCGGCATCTGCGCGGGCGGTGACAGGTATCCGGGTGCGGGCGTGCTGGCGACCACGGCGGCGGTGCGGGCGACGTCCGCGATGGTCCGCTACGTCGGTGCCGTGTCGGCGGAGGTGGTGCGCGCGCTGCCGGAGGTGGTCGCGCATGCTTCGCTTGACGACGCCGGCCGGGTCGACGCGTGGGTGGTCGGTTCGGGCCGCGGCACCGATGATGCGGCGGCTGCGGAGTTGGCTGAGTTGTTGAGCCGTGACGAGCCCCTGCTCGTCGACGCCGACGCCATCACCCTGCTGGCGCGGCACCCGGAACTGAGGGAGAAGCTCGTGGCCCGCGAGGGGGAGACGTTGTTGACTCCGCACGCCGGGGAGTTCCGCCGTCTGTCCGATGCGATGGCGGAAGCGGGAGCCGAGGCGCTGCCCGATCCCGCCGACCATCCGATCGGCGCCGCGAAGGCGATGGCCGTCGCCCTGGATTGTGCGGTGCTGCTCAAGGGCCGGCGCACCGTCGTGGCGATGCCGGCCGGGCACGGCCACCGCACGGGCACGGTGCGCATCATCGACGCGGGCACGTCGTGGGCGGCGACGCCCGGCAGCGGTGACGTGCTGTCCGGTCTGGTCGGGGCGTGGATGGCCAAGGACGGCATGGCGGGGATCGCGCCGGCGGTCACCGTCCACGCCCGGGCGGCCGAAGTCGCGGCCCGCACGCCGGCCGGGTATGCGCCGACGTCGGCGTCGCTCATCGCCGGGGCCATCCGGGAGGCCACTGCGGCACTGGCGGCGGAGACCGCGTGGCCGTCGGTGGCACAATGA
- the alr gene encoding alanine racemase encodes MNAARGANASDDRTPSGNRNPSDEGAGPGETVPSPADPTFPGLLVQTVDLAAVRHNIGTIKKASGARRLMAVVKADGYSQGATEVAGAAVRAGADQLGVATLQEALDLRESLELRGTSAMILAWLWHPDEALELEAAVASGIHLGVASEEHLAAVIAAGRRANVRPTVTAMADTGLNRSGISVVDGAFERVAARFGDAHARGEIDCTGVFSHLACADEPDNPANDMQAGRFREAAAILEKAGVVKQLNHLSNSPGALTRPDLSFDMVRPGLSVYGLEPVAGRAHGLRPVMRWEARIPVIKDVPAGEAVSYGRTWVAERDTRTAIIPCGYADGMPRSASGKFDVSINGVRYPQVGRVCMDQFVVDLGPDAPVRPGDVAVIVGTREGEPTADELAAAAGTINYEILTAPRGRTRRRHVGVGESGADHGRT; translated from the coding sequence ATGAACGCCGCACGAGGAGCGAACGCATCCGACGATCGGACACCATCCGGGAATCGGAATCCGTCGGACGAAGGGGCCGGCCCCGGGGAGACCGTCCCGTCCCCGGCCGATCCCACGTTTCCCGGGTTGCTCGTGCAGACGGTGGATCTTGCGGCGGTGCGCCACAACATCGGGACCATCAAGAAGGCGTCGGGCGCCCGGCGCCTGATGGCCGTGGTGAAGGCCGACGGTTACTCGCAGGGGGCCACCGAGGTCGCGGGCGCCGCGGTGCGGGCCGGCGCCGACCAACTCGGCGTGGCCACGCTCCAGGAGGCGCTGGACCTGCGCGAGTCGCTGGAGCTGCGCGGCACGTCGGCGATGATCCTGGCGTGGCTGTGGCACCCCGATGAGGCGCTGGAGCTGGAGGCGGCCGTGGCGTCGGGCATTCACCTGGGCGTGGCGTCGGAGGAGCACCTGGCCGCGGTCATCGCCGCCGGTCGCCGCGCCAACGTCCGCCCGACGGTCACCGCCATGGCGGACACGGGGCTCAACCGCTCGGGCATCTCCGTCGTCGACGGCGCCTTCGAACGCGTCGCCGCCCGGTTCGGCGACGCCCACGCCCGCGGCGAAATCGACTGCACCGGCGTTTTCTCGCACCTGGCCTGCGCCGACGAGCCCGACAACCCCGCAAACGACATGCAGGCGGGGAGGTTCCGCGAGGCGGCGGCCATTCTGGAGAAGGCGGGCGTCGTCAAGCAACTCAACCACCTGTCCAACTCGCCGGGAGCGCTGACCCGCCCCGACCTGTCCTTCGACATGGTCCGCCCCGGCCTGTCCGTCTATGGCCTGGAACCGGTCGCCGGCCGCGCCCACGGACTGCGCCCGGTGATGCGGTGGGAGGCGCGCATCCCCGTGATCAAGGACGTCCCCGCCGGCGAGGCCGTCAGCTACGGGCGCACGTGGGTCGCCGAACGCGACACCCGGACGGCGATCATCCCATGCGGCTACGCCGACGGCATGCCGCGCTCGGCGTCGGGCAAGTTCGACGTCAGCATCAACGGGGTGCGCTACCCGCAGGTCGGGCGCGTGTGCATGGACCAGTTCGTCGTCGACCTCGGTCCCGACGCCCCGGTGCGGCCCGGCGACGTCGCCGTCATCGTGGGCACGCGCGAGGGCGAGCCGACCGCCGACGAACTCGCCGCGGCGGCGGGCACCATCAACTACGAGATTCTGACGGCGCCGCGCGGCCGCACGCGCAGGCGGCACGTCGGGGTCGGCGAATCGGGGGCGGACCATGGCCGGACGTAG
- a CDS encoding alpha/beta fold hydrolase — protein MAGRSRGAVGAGRSGGRGGIPGWGIVAGAGALATAAGAGVIGWREHWLARNAATVPPELLTLGDATWSGTVTSSDGLDLCVVERGFQTAPVTIVFTHGYCQRKDSWCLLSHQFRKSFGDDVRLLFWDQRGHGDSGDPEAEACTIGHTADDLACIIRERVPAGRIFLVGHSMGGMTVMSFARRHPELMERVSGVALLATASAGLSKGGIPQMMLGPVGQALTKTAKSLPQLANQVRQLATVGEMPLIRGASFGDQRTPRAIVKLNEKMIDDTHATTIFNFFGALQLHDESEGVAALEGHPGVVIAGDKDRMIPYERAVDIIEGWPGARLVRVPGAGHMVQLEQPKLVGGAIETLVRENWPV, from the coding sequence ATGGCCGGACGTAGTCGTGGCGCGGTCGGGGCGGGGCGGTCCGGCGGGCGGGGCGGCATTCCCGGGTGGGGGATCGTCGCCGGCGCCGGTGCGCTGGCCACCGCGGCCGGCGCGGGCGTCATCGGCTGGCGCGAGCACTGGCTCGCCCGCAACGCCGCGACCGTCCCGCCCGAGCTGCTGACGCTGGGCGATGCCACCTGGTCGGGGACGGTGACCTCGTCGGACGGCCTCGACCTGTGCGTCGTCGAGCGCGGATTCCAGACCGCCCCGGTGACCATCGTGTTCACCCACGGGTACTGCCAGCGCAAGGATTCGTGGTGCCTGCTGTCGCATCAGTTCCGCAAGAGCTTCGGCGATGATGTGCGGTTGCTGTTCTGGGATCAGCGCGGCCACGGCGATTCCGGCGACCCAGAGGCCGAGGCCTGCACCATCGGCCACACGGCCGATGATTTGGCGTGCATCATCCGCGAGCGCGTCCCGGCCGGGCGCATTTTCCTGGTCGGGCATTCGATGGGCGGCATGACCGTGATGTCCTTCGCCCGCCGACACCCGGAGTTGATGGAGCGGGTGTCGGGAGTGGCGCTGCTGGCCACGGCGTCGGCGGGGCTGTCCAAGGGCGGCATTCCGCAGATGATGCTCGGGCCCGTCGGCCAGGCGCTGACGAAGACCGCGAAGTCGTTGCCCCAGTTGGCCAACCAGGTCCGGCAGTTGGCGACGGTGGGGGAGATGCCCCTCATCCGCGGCGCTTCCTTCGGGGATCAGCGGACGCCGCGTGCGATCGTGAAACTCAACGAGAAGATGATCGACGATACGCACGCCACGACGATCTTCAATTTCTTCGGCGCGTTGCAGCTTCACGACGAGTCGGAGGGCGTCGCCGCGTTGGAGGGCCATCCCGGCGTGGTCATCGCCGGCGACAAGGATCGGATGATCCCGTACGAGCGGGCGGTGGACATCATCGAGGGCTGGCCCGGCGCCCGCCTGGTGAGGGTGCCCGGCGCCGGCCACATGGTGCAGCTGGAGCAGCCGAAGCTGGTCGGCGGGGCCATCGAGACCCTCGTCCGCGAGAACTGGCCGGTGTAG
- the tsaE gene encoding tRNA (adenosine(37)-N6)-threonylcarbamoyltransferase complex ATPase subunit type 1 TsaE, with the protein MTSRPSTFQESGARTLPTAEDMRAFGEELGATLVAGDLVILDGPLGAGKTTLTQGIAAGMNVRGRVTSPTFTIARHHRSLGGGPDLVHVDAYRLFGEEGPDTGEAGGASSVGGLDALDALDSLDLDTDLESCVVVAEWGAGLVEQLSDSLLLVSIDRSSADDVREVTWRRVS; encoded by the coding sequence ATGACTTCCCGCCCCAGCACTTTCCAGGAATCCGGTGCACGGACATTGCCGACGGCCGAGGACATGCGGGCCTTCGGCGAGGAACTCGGGGCCACGTTGGTCGCCGGTGATCTGGTCATCCTCGATGGTCCGCTGGGCGCGGGCAAGACCACGCTGACCCAGGGCATCGCCGCGGGCATGAACGTTCGCGGGCGGGTGACCAGCCCGACGTTCACCATCGCCCGTCACCACCGCAGCCTGGGCGGCGGACCGGATCTGGTCCACGTCGACGCCTACCGGCTGTTCGGCGAGGAAGGACCGGACACAGGGGAGGCCGGTGGCGCCTCGTCCGTCGGGGGCCTCGACGCCCTCGACGCCCTGGACTCCCTCGACCTGGACACGGATCTGGAGTCCTGCGTCGTCGTCGCCGAATGGGGCGCCGGCCTGGTCGAGCAACTGTCCGACTCCCTGCTGCTGGTGAGCATCGACCGTTCCTCGGCGGATGACGTCCGGGAAGTGACGTGGCGGCGGGTATCGTGA
- the tsaB gene encoding tRNA (adenosine(37)-N6)-threonylcarbamoyltransferase complex dimerization subunit type 1 TsaB, producing MFVLAVDTSTPQVTAGLVHVAELPGERAANGRRSPMLEELSAAGHVDARAHNEVLTPLIRTCLADAGLGGGAARAVGAVVVGCGPGPFTGLRVGMATAASFADAWEVPAHGACSLDALAHPGGEALPGDVMVVTDARRREVYVAAYRDGRRVWGPAVMAAAACADAVLEDVPDFVPGQFVGDADKCADVRAGFADTDVAAVVADSRITGAYPTPAGLVAAAVAELEYHHDEDGPDADGDGEPDHTPFSATAALAGPAAALVPLYLRRPDATPPKPVPKSPAIPDVDVAKRDGA from the coding sequence ATGTTCGTACTCGCCGTCGACACGTCCACGCCGCAGGTCACCGCCGGTCTCGTCCACGTCGCCGAGCTGCCCGGCGAGCGTGCGGCCAACGGTCGCCGGTCGCCGATGCTCGAGGAATTGTCGGCGGCCGGTCACGTCGACGCGCGCGCCCACAATGAGGTGCTCACGCCGCTGATCCGGACGTGCCTGGCCGACGCCGGGCTCGGGGGTGGCGCCGCCCGCGCGGTCGGGGCCGTCGTCGTCGGCTGCGGCCCCGGCCCCTTCACCGGCCTTCGGGTGGGCATGGCCACCGCGGCGTCGTTCGCCGATGCGTGGGAGGTGCCGGCCCACGGCGCATGTTCGCTCGACGCGCTGGCCCATCCGGGCGGGGAAGCCCTGCCCGGCGACGTCATGGTGGTCACCGACGCCCGTCGCCGGGAGGTCTACGTCGCCGCCTACCGCGATGGTCGACGGGTGTGGGGGCCGGCTGTGATGGCTGCGGCGGCCTGCGCCGATGCCGTGCTGGAGGACGTCCCCGATTTCGTGCCCGGGCAGTTCGTCGGCGACGCGGACAAGTGCGCCGACGTCCGGGCGGGCTTCGCCGACACCGACGTCGCCGCGGTGGTCGCGGATTCCCGCATCACCGGCGCATATCCGACGCCCGCCGGACTCGTCGCCGCCGCCGTCGCCGAGTTGGAATACCACCACGACGAAGACGGTCCGGACGCCGACGGCGACGGCGAACCCGACCACACGCCGTTTTCCGCCACCGCCGCTCTCGCGGGGCCGGCCGCCGCATTGGTGCCGCTGTACCTCCGACGCCCCGACGCGACTCCGCCGAAACCCGTGCCCAAGTCCCCTGCGATTCCGGACGTGGACGTCGCGAAGCGGGACGGCGCGTGA
- the rimI gene encoding ribosomal protein S18-alanine N-acetyltransferase translates to MAAATFGRLAPGAASGCAALEAQIFAGDDPWPESAFAAELASPANLYLGWVIPDGGAAKGVDRVLAYGGITRLGPESAPEYEIHTIAVDSVLRGRGVGRELLEHLLSVADAAPGPVFLEVRTDNEPAVGLYTAHGFETIGVRKRYYRQSGADAYTMRRPAAGGS, encoded by the coding sequence TTGGCCGCCGCCACCTTCGGGCGGCTGGCTCCCGGGGCGGCGTCGGGATGCGCCGCGCTGGAAGCCCAGATCTTCGCCGGCGACGACCCGTGGCCCGAGTCCGCCTTCGCCGCCGAACTGGCCAGCCCCGCCAACCTCTACCTCGGTTGGGTCATCCCCGACGGCGGTGCCGCGAAGGGCGTCGACCGGGTGCTCGCCTACGGCGGAATCACCAGGCTGGGGCCGGAGTCGGCGCCCGAGTACGAGATCCACACCATCGCCGTCGACTCCGTCCTGCGCGGCCGCGGCGTGGGCCGGGAACTGCTGGAACATCTGCTGTCCGTCGCCGACGCCGCGCCGGGGCCGGTGTTCCTGGAAGTGCGCACAGACAACGAACCGGCGGTCGGCCTGTACACCGCGCACGGGTTCGAAACCATCGGGGTGCGCAAGCGCTACTACCGCCAGTCCGGCGCCGACGCGTACACGATGCGTCGGCCGGCGGCGGGCGGGTCGTAG
- the tsaD gene encoding tRNA (adenosine(37)-N6)-threonylcarbamoyltransferase complex transferase subunit TsaD, with protein sequence MTSSAAAQHSRTILAVESSCDETGAAVMRVTWSDDLPAEQEGSADRPRIEVLSDVVASSMEQHARFGGVVPEIASRAHLEALQPVVREALRRAGEALGPDSGEGRFIPDCVAATVGPGLAGALLVGSAGAKAYAAAWDVPFYGVNHLGGHVAVGALDGADLTNAVALLVSGGHTQLLHVRGAGRPMTELGSTLDDAAGEAYDKVSRLLGLGYPGGPVIDRLAKDGDPAAVKFPRGMMRPQDSRHDFSFSGLKTAVARYVEAAEREGRVIDMADTCASFQEAVCDVLTFKAVRAAKDVGATTLLLGGGVAANSRLRELAAERCAEAGLTLHVPPMRLCTDNGVMIGAIAAHLIAAGAEPSGYGCATDPSMPVEELIALPGGAS encoded by the coding sequence ATGACCTCCAGCGCCGCCGCCCAGCACAGCCGCACGATCCTCGCCGTCGAAAGCTCCTGCGACGAAACGGGCGCCGCCGTCATGCGCGTCACCTGGTCGGATGACCTTCCCGCGGAGCAGGAGGGTTCGGCCGACCGTCCGCGGATCGAGGTCCTCTCCGATGTCGTGGCGTCGTCGATGGAGCAGCACGCCCGCTTCGGCGGCGTCGTGCCCGAGATCGCCTCGCGCGCGCACTTGGAGGCCCTGCAGCCGGTGGTCCGCGAGGCTTTGCGACGTGCGGGGGAGGCGCTCGGCCCCGACTCCGGGGAGGGGCGTTTCATCCCCGATTGCGTCGCCGCCACGGTGGGGCCCGGATTGGCGGGGGCGCTGCTGGTCGGGTCGGCCGGCGCGAAGGCGTACGCGGCGGCGTGGGACGTGCCGTTCTACGGGGTCAACCATCTGGGCGGCCACGTTGCCGTCGGCGCCCTCGATGGCGCGGACCTGACCAATGCCGTGGCGCTGCTGGTCTCCGGCGGGCACACGCAGCTGCTGCACGTGCGCGGTGCCGGGCGTCCGATGACGGAATTGGGATCGACCCTCGACGACGCCGCCGGCGAGGCCTACGACAAGGTCTCGAGGCTGCTCGGCCTGGGCTACCCCGGCGGACCCGTCATCGACCGCCTGGCCAAGGACGGCGACCCCGCGGCGGTGAAGTTCCCCCGCGGGATGATGCGGCCGCAGGATTCCCGGCACGACTTTTCGTTCTCCGGCCTGAAGACCGCCGTCGCCCGATACGTCGAAGCCGCCGAACGCGAGGGCCGCGTCATCGACATGGCCGACACCTGCGCGTCGTTCCAGGAGGCGGTGTGCGACGTGCTGACGTTCAAGGCCGTCCGCGCCGCGAAGGACGTCGGCGCGACGACCCTGCTGCTGGGCGGGGGAGTGGCCGCCAACTCCCGACTGCGCGAACTCGCCGCCGAGCGGTGCGCCGAAGCGGGCCTGACGCTGCACGTGCCGCCGATGCGCCTGTGCACCGACAACGGGGTGATGATCGGCGCCATCGCCGCCCACCTCATCGCCGCCGGCGCCGAACCGTCCGGCTACGGGTGCGCCACCGACCCGTCGATGCCGGTGGAGGAGCTCATCGCGCTTCCCGGCGGGGCGTCGTAA
- the groES gene encoding co-chaperone GroES: protein MANVNIKPLEDRVLVQINEAETTTASGLVIPDSAKEKPQEATVIAVGPGRWADDDDRIPMDVKEGDVVIFSKYGGTELKYQGEEYLLLSQRDILAVIEN, encoded by the coding sequence GTGGCGAACGTCAACATCAAGCCGCTCGAGGACCGCGTCCTGGTCCAGATCAACGAAGCCGAGACCACCACCGCGTCCGGCCTGGTCATCCCCGACTCCGCGAAGGAGAAGCCGCAGGAGGCCACCGTCATCGCCGTGGGCCCCGGCCGCTGGGCGGACGACGACGACCGCATCCCGATGGACGTCAAGGAGGGTGACGTCGTCATCTTCTCCAAGTACGGCGGCACCGAGCTGAAGTACCAGGGCGAGGAGTACCTGCTCCTGTCCCAGCGCGACATCCTCGCCGTCATCGAGAATTAG